Proteins encoded together in one Kutzneria kofuensis window:
- a CDS encoding MarR family winged helix-turn-helix transcriptional regulator gives MADPRWLDERELTAWKQFLTVGAIINRLVDQQLKRDAGLSHPQYEVLARLADTPDGRLRMTELAGAAVTSKSGLTYQVGQLEKAGFVERQGCAGDERGIVAALTEKGRQKLREAAPGHAALVRELFVDGMSRKEFTAFAEGLGTLHHNLRDQAIQTGPKS, from the coding sequence ATGGCGGACCCGAGGTGGCTGGACGAACGGGAACTGACGGCGTGGAAGCAGTTCCTCACCGTCGGCGCGATCATCAACCGGCTCGTCGACCAGCAGCTCAAACGCGACGCCGGCCTGTCGCACCCGCAGTACGAGGTGCTGGCCCGACTGGCCGACACGCCCGACGGCCGGCTGCGCATGACCGAGCTGGCCGGGGCCGCCGTGACGTCCAAGAGCGGCCTCACCTACCAGGTCGGCCAGCTGGAGAAGGCCGGCTTCGTGGAACGGCAGGGCTGCGCCGGCGACGAGCGCGGCATCGTCGCCGCGCTCACCGAGAAGGGCCGGCAGAAGCTGCGGGAGGCCGCCCCCGGCCACGCTGCGCTGGTGCGCGAGCTGTTCGTGGACGGCATGAGCCGCAAGGAGTTCACCGCGTTCGCCGAGGGACTCGGGACGCTGCACCACAACCTCCGTGACCAGGCGATCCAGACCGGGCCGAAATCCTGA
- the aspS gene encoding aspartate--tRNA(Asn) ligase gives MIARVLAAELAAHIGERVRVAGWVHRGRELKSVTFVVVRDRSGLAQVVTSGPAPAEETVVEVTGLVTANPKAPGGAELTSPVVTVLGEAVVPPPFDLYRPTVSATLPTILDHAPVALRHPALRARFEIAAASVAGFRRALDGIGCTEIHTPKIVASATESGANVFGIDYFGRRAFLAQSPQFFKQAMVGVFERVYEVGPVFRAEPHDTARHLAQYTSLDAEIGFIADHRDVMAVLRHAIAGMVEAVAGRVPGPEVPVEIPSIHFAEAQKLLGGRDEIDLAPADERFLSEWARREHGSEFLFVTGYPMAKRPFYTHPEPGNPRYSNSFDLLFRGLELVTGGQRLHRHADYLAALAERGESPEAYQSYLDVFAHGMPPHGGFAIGLERWTARLLEVANIRQTTLFPRDLHRLTP, from the coding sequence ATGATCGCCCGAGTACTGGCCGCGGAACTGGCCGCCCACATCGGTGAACGCGTGCGCGTCGCCGGCTGGGTGCACCGTGGCCGTGAGCTGAAATCCGTGACGTTCGTGGTCGTGCGCGACCGCTCCGGGCTGGCCCAGGTGGTCACCTCCGGGCCCGCGCCGGCCGAGGAGACCGTCGTCGAGGTGACCGGCCTGGTCACCGCCAACCCGAAGGCGCCCGGCGGGGCCGAGCTGACGTCGCCGGTCGTGACCGTGCTGGGCGAAGCCGTTGTGCCGCCGCCTTTCGACCTCTACCGGCCCACGGTTTCCGCCACCCTGCCGACCATTCTGGACCATGCCCCGGTGGCGTTGCGACATCCCGCCCTGCGGGCCCGGTTCGAGATCGCCGCGGCCTCGGTCGCCGGGTTTCGCCGTGCGTTGGACGGGATCGGCTGCACCGAGATCCACACGCCGAAGATCGTCGCCTCGGCCACCGAGTCCGGTGCGAACGTGTTCGGCATCGACTACTTCGGCCGGCGGGCGTTTCTCGCCCAGTCGCCGCAGTTCTTCAAGCAGGCCATGGTCGGCGTGTTCGAGCGGGTGTACGAGGTGGGGCCGGTGTTCCGGGCCGAGCCGCACGACACCGCTCGACACCTGGCCCAGTACACCAGCCTGGACGCCGAGATCGGGTTCATCGCCGACCACCGGGACGTGATGGCCGTGCTGCGGCATGCCATCGCCGGCATGGTCGAGGCTGTCGCCGGTCGTGTTCCCGGGCCCGAGGTGCCCGTGGAGATTCCGTCCATCCACTTCGCCGAGGCCCAGAAGTTGTTGGGCGGCAGGGACGAGATCGACCTGGCCCCGGCCGACGAGCGCTTCCTGTCGGAGTGGGCCCGGCGGGAGCACGGGTCGGAGTTCCTTTTCGTGACCGGATATCCCATGGCGAAGCGACCGTTCTACACCCACCCCGAGCCCGGCAACCCCCGATACAGCAACAGTTTCGACCTGCTGTTCCGGGGTCTGGAGCTCGTCACCGGCGGGCAGCGGCTGCACCGGCACGCCGACTACCTCGCCGCGCTTGCCGAGCGTGGCGAGTCGCCGGAGGCGTACCAGAGCTACCTGGACGTGTTCGCCCACGGCATGCCGCCGCATGGCGGTTTCGCCATCGGGTTGGAGCGCTGGACGGCGAGGTTGTTGGAGGTGGCCAACATCCGGCAGACCACGCTGTTCCCACGGGACCTCCATCGGCTGACGCCCTGA
- a CDS encoding flavin monoamine oxidase family protein, whose amino-acid sequence MPRTEMFRFLRRVATDHAAAERLGLPVAEFCEARAARAAGTMKRRDVLKIFGAGAAVLGAASVLRAPKAAAAPRGDTKARIAVIGAGIAGLNAALTLADAGVRCTVYEAGDRVGGRMFSERDYWGGQVTEYGGELIDTDHTVIRNLCKRFGIGLTDIRAAEPAGSNDVLYYEGRYRSHAEFVAEFQPVYKALKADIDKAGEDAPTWDSATPFGMELSRMSVQEWIATRVPGGYSTWIGRFLDDAYVVEYGRDSGQQTAINLAYMMIDQDDLAEPSIWGASDERYHITGGNQTLPEAIAAALAAGTVQHGHRLEALVRNGDGSQTLHFDTGAVRVDHTILTVPLGVLKRLDLSRAGFDPRMRGAISLLQMGFCSKLHMQFSSRPWVGRGPWPGVANGISFSDSGYQQVWDATAGQPGRSGIAIQYGGGSGALSFQPSRPFSTAFSSYVRSSVRQKMAQFDAVVPGIGGAYAGKATLAAWHRNPYSYGAYSCYPVDYCHRFAGYEAQRQGNIHLAGEHTSVDSQGYMNGGAESGARAAAELLTML is encoded by the coding sequence ATGCCGCGTACGGAGATGTTCCGGTTCCTGCGTCGAGTCGCCACCGACCATGCCGCCGCCGAGCGGCTGGGCCTGCCGGTGGCCGAGTTCTGCGAGGCGCGGGCGGCGCGGGCCGCCGGCACGATGAAGCGCCGAGACGTGCTCAAGATCTTCGGCGCTGGAGCGGCCGTGCTCGGAGCGGCGAGCGTGTTACGCGCACCGAAGGCGGCCGCCGCGCCGCGTGGTGACACCAAGGCGCGCATTGCTGTCATCGGCGCCGGCATCGCCGGCCTGAACGCGGCGCTGACGCTGGCCGACGCCGGCGTGCGCTGCACCGTCTACGAGGCCGGCGACCGCGTCGGCGGCCGGATGTTCTCCGAGCGCGACTACTGGGGCGGCCAGGTCACCGAGTACGGCGGCGAGTTGATCGACACCGACCACACCGTGATCCGGAACCTGTGCAAGCGGTTCGGCATCGGCCTGACCGACATCCGCGCCGCGGAACCCGCTGGCAGCAACGACGTGCTGTACTACGAGGGCCGCTACCGGTCGCACGCGGAGTTCGTCGCCGAGTTCCAGCCCGTGTACAAGGCGCTGAAGGCCGACATCGACAAGGCCGGCGAGGATGCGCCGACCTGGGACTCCGCCACGCCTTTCGGGATGGAGCTGAGCCGGATGAGCGTGCAGGAGTGGATCGCCACCCGGGTGCCCGGCGGCTACTCGACGTGGATCGGCCGGTTCCTCGACGACGCCTACGTGGTCGAGTACGGCCGGGATTCCGGCCAGCAGACCGCGATCAACCTGGCGTACATGATGATCGACCAGGATGACCTGGCCGAGCCGTCGATCTGGGGTGCGTCCGACGAGCGCTATCACATCACCGGCGGCAACCAAACCCTGCCCGAGGCGATCGCCGCCGCGTTAGCCGCCGGCACCGTGCAGCACGGGCACCGGCTGGAAGCCTTGGTGCGCAACGGAGACGGCAGTCAGACCCTGCACTTCGACACCGGCGCCGTACGGGTCGACCACACCATCCTGACCGTGCCGCTCGGTGTGTTGAAGCGGCTCGACCTGAGCCGGGCCGGCTTCGATCCCCGGATGCGCGGCGCGATCTCGTTGCTGCAGATGGGTTTCTGCTCCAAGCTGCACATGCAGTTCTCGTCACGCCCCTGGGTCGGCCGCGGCCCTTGGCCCGGCGTCGCCAACGGGATCAGCTTCTCCGACTCCGGGTACCAGCAGGTGTGGGACGCCACCGCCGGGCAGCCCGGCCGGTCGGGCATCGCCATCCAGTACGGCGGCGGCAGCGGCGCGCTGAGCTTCCAGCCCTCGAGGCCTTTCTCCACCGCCTTCTCGTCCTACGTGCGGTCGTCCGTGCGGCAGAAGATGGCGCAGTTCGACGCTGTCGTTCCCGGCATTGGTGGCGCCTATGCCGGCAAGGCCACCTTGGCCGCGTGGCACCGCAACCCCTACAGCTACGGCGCCTACAGCTGCTATCCCGTCGACTACTGCCACCGCTTCGCTGGTTATGAGGCGCAGCGCCAGGGCAACATCCACCTCGCCGGCGAGCACACGTCGGTGGATTCGCAGGGATATATGAACGGCGGCGCGGAATCCGGCGCCCGCGCCGCCGCCGAGCTGCTGACGATGCTCTGA
- a CDS encoding LysR family transcriptional regulator — MPDAHELSSGLLRVFVEVARLGSFTAAGNRLGYTQSAISRQISALEDEAGTPLFDRLPRGVRPTEPGRRLLLHAEAVLDRLEAARRELADLRELATGRLRVGAFATADASLVPKAIAAFRAAYPAVTVTLTEGYTPGLADRLRDGELDVAILSGDGPFDGLDLRKLRDDTMLVALPAGHRLARRRRVRLVDLADEEWIAGSDRPEETLIRSCLAHGFRPRIGFVARDWLAKQGFVAAGVGITLIPSIAAESVRPDICLVQLHPDEVPVRAVHAATSAGVALSPATRAFLDIIDD; from the coding sequence ATGCCTGACGCGCATGAATTGTCGAGCGGTTTGCTCCGGGTTTTCGTCGAGGTCGCCCGGCTCGGTTCGTTCACGGCGGCGGGAAACCGGCTCGGCTACACCCAGTCGGCGATCTCCCGCCAGATCTCCGCGCTGGAGGACGAGGCCGGCACGCCGCTGTTCGACCGGCTGCCGCGCGGCGTCCGGCCGACCGAGCCGGGCCGCCGGCTGCTGCTGCACGCCGAGGCGGTGCTGGACCGGCTGGAGGCGGCTCGCCGCGAACTGGCCGACCTGCGCGAGCTGGCGACCGGCCGGCTGCGCGTCGGAGCATTCGCCACAGCCGACGCCTCCTTGGTGCCGAAGGCGATCGCCGCCTTCCGGGCGGCCTACCCGGCGGTCACGGTGACGCTGACCGAGGGCTACACGCCGGGACTGGCCGACCGGCTGCGGGACGGCGAGCTGGACGTCGCGATCCTGTCCGGCGACGGCCCGTTCGACGGCCTCGACCTGCGCAAACTCCGCGACGACACGATGCTCGTCGCGCTGCCGGCCGGGCACCGGCTGGCCCGTCGGCGGCGGGTGCGGCTGGTCGACCTGGCCGACGAGGAGTGGATCGCCGGCAGCGACCGTCCGGAGGAGACGCTGATCAGGTCGTGCCTGGCGCACGGGTTTCGGCCGCGGATCGGCTTCGTGGCCCGGGACTGGCTGGCCAAGCAGGGCTTCGTCGCGGCCGGCGTGGGCATCACGCTGATCCCGTCCATCGCGGCCGAGTCGGTGCGGCCGGACATCTGCCTGGTTCAGCTGCATCCCGACGAGGTTCCGGTGCGCGCCGTGCACGCTGCGACGTCCGCCGGGGTGGCGCTGTCACCTGCGACTCGCGCATTCCTGGACATCATTGACGACTGA
- a CDS encoding NAD(P)-dependent oxidoreductase — protein sequence MLDIRWWHRVDGRSVEAMNKIAFLGLGSMGLPMARRLLAAGYELTVWNRTAAKADLLASDGAKVASTPAEAVRDADVVVTMLADPDAVHAVVDAMLPALREGTYLIDMSSIGPQSFADIVAKLPEGVTAIDAPVLGSVDRAASGELALLVGGDPTPVQAILDQFGRVTRCGGPGTGSALKIVVITAVIVGVTEIAEAVKLAAAYGLPEDLVNAALNNSPLAGVAARAFAEGVYYPIRLAAKDVALATASEDLPLARTVHERLTSLADAEQDLGKVVEQLR from the coding sequence ATGCTAGACATTCGCTGGTGGCATCGCGTGGACGGCCGTAGCGTCGAGGCCATGAACAAGATCGCGTTTCTCGGGCTGGGCTCCATGGGCTTGCCGATGGCCCGTCGCCTGCTCGCCGCCGGCTACGAGCTGACCGTGTGGAACCGGACCGCCGCGAAGGCGGACCTGCTTGCGTCGGACGGCGCCAAGGTCGCCTCCACACCGGCCGAGGCCGTGCGGGACGCCGACGTCGTCGTGACGATGCTGGCCGATCCGGACGCGGTGCACGCGGTCGTCGACGCGATGCTCCCGGCGCTGCGCGAAGGCACCTACCTGATCGACATGTCCTCCATCGGTCCGCAGTCCTTCGCCGACATCGTGGCCAAGCTCCCGGAAGGCGTCACCGCGATCGACGCCCCGGTGCTGGGCAGCGTCGACCGTGCCGCTTCCGGTGAGCTCGCGCTGCTCGTCGGCGGCGATCCGACGCCGGTGCAAGCGATCCTCGACCAGTTCGGCCGCGTCACCCGCTGCGGCGGACCGGGCACGGGCTCGGCGTTGAAGATCGTCGTCATCACCGCCGTCATCGTCGGTGTCACCGAGATCGCGGAGGCGGTGAAACTCGCCGCCGCCTACGGACTGCCCGAGGATCTGGTCAACGCCGCCCTGAACAACAGCCCGCTCGCCGGCGTCGCGGCGCGGGCGTTCGCGGAGGGCGTGTACTACCCGATCCGCTTGGCCGCCAAGGATGTCGCGCTCGCGACGGCATCCGAGGACCTGCCGCTGGCTCGCACCGTGCACGAGCGGCTGACCTCGCTGGCCGACGCGGAGCAGGACCTGGGCAAGGTAGTCGAGCAGCTGCGCTGA
- a CDS encoding helix-turn-helix transcriptional regulator: MAELASRDYERMLDLAVAVMDSRNVDRTWSLVADELVRSLHGTTCVLSRSHRFVSRVIVLDEVEVWTPWYRGVLPPDAAEHARMPLHPLVRHYAETGDGEPRTVSDLLDDRTWRSTETFSALRGTSGATRHIALPLHEMSGANRGFVLGRAGADFTDRERAFVRRLQPLLRRVDGHVRQLKRWQDKAVDGVDRAAELKLTNREITVLSLLASGLTAGGIANRLGASPRTVHKHLENIYRKLGTSDRLTTVLRAQRLGLLPS, from the coding sequence GTGGCGGAACTGGCGTCGCGCGACTACGAACGCATGCTCGACCTGGCCGTTGCGGTGATGGACAGTCGCAACGTGGACCGGACGTGGTCGCTCGTCGCCGACGAATTGGTCCGATCATTGCACGGCACGACGTGCGTGCTGTCCCGCAGCCACCGGTTCGTGAGCCGCGTGATCGTGCTGGACGAGGTCGAGGTGTGGACGCCGTGGTACCGCGGCGTGCTGCCACCCGACGCCGCCGAGCACGCCCGGATGCCACTGCATCCGCTGGTGCGGCACTACGCCGAGACCGGCGACGGCGAGCCGCGGACCGTCAGCGACCTGCTCGACGACCGGACGTGGCGGTCGACGGAGACGTTCAGCGCGCTGCGCGGGACCTCCGGCGCGACAAGGCACATCGCGCTGCCGCTGCACGAGATGTCCGGCGCCAACCGGGGTTTCGTGCTCGGCCGCGCCGGCGCGGACTTCACCGACCGGGAACGGGCGTTCGTGCGCCGGCTGCAACCGTTGCTGCGTCGGGTGGACGGGCACGTGCGGCAGCTGAAACGCTGGCAGGACAAGGCCGTTGACGGCGTCGACCGGGCCGCCGAGCTGAAGCTGACCAACCGCGAGATCACCGTGCTGTCGCTGCTGGCGTCCGGGCTAACCGCCGGCGGCATCGCCAACCGGCTCGGCGCGTCACCGCGAACCGTGCACAAGCATCTGGAGAACATCTACCGCAAGCTCGGCACGTCCGACCGGCTCACCACCGTGCTGCGGGCCCAGCGGCTCGGGCTTCTCCCGTCATAG
- a CDS encoding sugar phosphate isomerase/epimerase family protein: MRLSVITDEIAPDLDTALRECEALGLSAVELRSVGGRNVVHHEQQRLREFRDALAAGGFACPVVDTPFLKATKAIWEHLDRGMEIADLVGAKAIRVFSGLRVDDRDWYLPWLADVLSAAANQARAAGFTLLLEIDEACMVATVAEADELLAKMAPGLLGVVWDPANEARFRNAEPDPVNCGKVADAVAHVHVKDYAYGEGWVKPGNGIVGWAGQLRSLADAGYEDYLSIETHYSAPVGGTVQATRDSVESLRRIAADSGISLL; the protein is encoded by the coding sequence ATGCGGCTGTCCGTCATCACCGACGAGATCGCGCCCGACCTGGACACGGCGCTGCGCGAGTGCGAGGCGCTCGGGTTGTCCGCGGTCGAGCTGCGCAGTGTCGGCGGCCGCAACGTGGTGCACCACGAGCAGCAGCGGCTCCGCGAGTTCCGTGACGCGCTGGCGGCCGGCGGCTTCGCCTGCCCGGTGGTGGACACGCCCTTCCTGAAGGCGACGAAGGCGATCTGGGAGCACCTGGACCGCGGCATGGAGATCGCGGACCTGGTCGGCGCGAAGGCGATCCGGGTGTTCTCGGGCCTGCGGGTGGACGACCGCGACTGGTACCTGCCGTGGCTGGCGGACGTGCTGTCGGCGGCGGCCAACCAGGCCCGGGCGGCGGGGTTCACGCTGCTGCTGGAGATCGACGAGGCGTGCATGGTGGCGACGGTGGCGGAGGCGGACGAGCTGCTGGCCAAGATGGCCCCGGGCCTGCTGGGCGTGGTCTGGGACCCGGCCAACGAGGCCCGCTTCCGCAACGCGGAGCCGGACCCGGTGAACTGCGGCAAGGTCGCGGACGCGGTGGCGCACGTGCACGTCAAGGACTACGCGTACGGCGAGGGCTGGGTGAAGCCGGGCAACGGCATCGTGGGCTGGGCGGGCCAGCTGCGCAGCCTCGCGGACGCCGGCTACGAGGACTACCTGTCGATCGAGACGCACTACTCGGCGCCGGTGGGCGGCACGGTGCAGGCGACGCGGGACAGCGTCGAGTCGCTGCGCCGCATCGCGGCCGACAGTGGGATTTCCCTGCTATGA
- a CDS encoding GNAT family N-acetyltransferase — protein sequence MTPDIRLVDAFAADLDEHHELHLAVSRADYPNVAPPTRETVLARLRDPDVDLGERLFWTARVDGRLAGAFAAQLPVDGNEHLSMIRLVVHPELRRRGIGTQLLRTAASVLRQRGRLIAEVSRVESNSPGARFAAALGFRTVNTSVFQLLEFAEVDPAVWDVSPPAGYRLVRWIGRAPDHLVESYARARRAIGDAPPGESAFRTPDWTVARVRRLEAAYLEHGIERRVVAAVADDQVVGLTELDLQPLRPDLAAQRDTAVLAAHRGHGLGQAMKASMLRWITADKPDVQRVWTSTAVANQYMADVNHRLGFATVRRYSVVNRELAGL from the coding sequence GTGACGCCGGACATCCGGCTCGTCGACGCCTTCGCCGCCGACCTCGACGAGCACCACGAGCTGCACCTGGCGGTTTCCCGGGCCGACTACCCGAACGTCGCGCCGCCGACCCGGGAGACCGTGCTCGCCCGGCTCCGCGATCCCGACGTCGATCTCGGCGAACGCCTGTTCTGGACCGCGCGCGTCGACGGCCGGCTGGCCGGCGCCTTCGCCGCCCAGTTGCCCGTCGACGGCAACGAGCACCTGAGCATGATCCGGCTCGTCGTGCACCCCGAGTTACGCCGCCGTGGCATCGGAACCCAGCTGCTGCGCACTGCCGCTTCCGTATTGCGGCAACGCGGCCGCCTGATCGCCGAGGTCTCGCGCGTCGAGTCCAACTCCCCGGGGGCCCGCTTCGCCGCCGCGCTGGGTTTCCGGACCGTCAACACCTCCGTCTTCCAGCTCCTCGAGTTCGCCGAGGTCGATCCGGCCGTCTGGGACGTCTCCCCGCCTGCGGGCTATCGGCTCGTCCGCTGGATCGGCCGCGCCCCCGACCATCTTGTCGAGTCCTACGCCCGTGCCCGCCGGGCCATCGGCGACGCCCCGCCCGGCGAGTCCGCCTTCCGGACCCCCGACTGGACCGTCGCCCGCGTCCGCCGGCTGGAGGCCGCCTACCTCGAGCACGGCATCGAACGCCGCGTGGTCGCCGCCGTCGCTGACGACCAGGTCGTCGGCCTCACCGAGCTCGACCTCCAGCCCCTCCGCCCCGACCTCGCCGCCCAACGCGACACCGCCGTACTCGCCGCCCACCGCGGCCACGGCCTCGGCCAGGCCATGAAGGCGTCGATGCTGCGCTGGATCACCGCCGACAAGCCCGATGTGCAGCGGGTATGGACCTCCACCGCCGTCGCCAACCAGTACATGGCCGACGTCAACCACCGCCTCGGATTCGCGACCGTGCGGCGGTACTCCGTGGTGAACCGGGAGCTGGCAGGGCTGTGA
- a CDS encoding GNAT family N-acetyltransferase, producing the protein MNPFASPLVISGNGLLLRDFSDADLPVMVDLFDDPDVALRTPIASPFDLAAAREYLATMRRTRAEENRLHLAITRPGEDVPLGMVFLRPALCMVGYVVGKRHRRQGIAVRATQVITEFALRTVGLPHVLLEIEAENAASVAVAKALGARLSDAAPVEVQSKGRSLRLDTWIIEP; encoded by the coding sequence ATGAACCCGTTCGCCTCGCCGTTGGTCATCAGCGGGAACGGCCTGCTGCTGCGGGATTTCAGCGACGCCGACCTGCCCGTGATGGTCGACCTGTTCGACGACCCGGATGTGGCGCTGCGCACGCCCATCGCCTCGCCGTTCGACCTGGCCGCCGCGCGGGAGTACCTGGCGACGATGCGCCGGACCCGGGCCGAGGAGAACCGGCTGCACCTGGCCATCACCCGTCCGGGCGAGGACGTGCCGCTGGGCATGGTGTTCCTGCGGCCCGCGCTGTGCATGGTCGGCTACGTCGTGGGCAAGCGGCACCGCCGGCAGGGCATCGCCGTCCGCGCCACCCAGGTGATCACCGAGTTCGCGCTGCGCACCGTCGGGTTGCCGCACGTGCTGCTGGAGATCGAGGCGGAGAACGCCGCCAGCGTGGCCGTGGCCAAGGCGCTCGGGGCCCGGCTCAGCGACGCCGCGCCCGTGGAGGTGCAGTCGAAGGGCCGGTCGCTGCGGCTCGACACGTGGATCATCGAGCCGTGA
- a CDS encoding CocE/NonD family hydrolase, whose protein sequence is MRFIVDTDVRVVTRDGTALATNVWRPADERPAPVLLLRTPYGKDDIASYGGNRPNLFALLEAGYAVVIQCCRGTARSEGVHVPHETEAADSADTIAWLREQPWCDGNIGGFGASYQGAVQWQSAELLQAVAPTFATADFYLAPWYSPGGAMSLHTVLTWITANAAGEALKAGAVADLPEIMRQQYDTLPTRDHPVLAKHFPWLDTVFDHPEHDGYWQRLAPAAKAPALSVGGWYDVFVNETVRGHNERLVIGPWTHLSTDYRSANLTDAHLRFFDQWLRGKPDDSAPVRIFVMGIDQWRDEQAWPLPDTRRMDYFLGDGTLSGTVLSSGSLTYRYDPLDPVPTIGGNTLAADAGPRDQRPVEAREDVLCFTGPPLTDPLEVTGHVSLTLFVSSSAVDTDFMGKLVDVHPDGTAINLCEGMLRARYRHSLSAPELLTPGRVYELTLDLSVTSNVFLPGHRIRLEVASSNFPRYDRNPNTGGVVAAAGAADVVVAENTVHFGAARPSRLSLPVIDRVTST, encoded by the coding sequence ATGCGCTTCATCGTGGACACCGACGTGCGGGTCGTTACCAGGGACGGCACGGCGCTGGCCACGAACGTCTGGCGGCCCGCGGACGAACGCCCGGCCCCGGTTCTGTTGCTGCGCACCCCGTACGGCAAGGACGACATCGCCAGCTACGGCGGCAACCGGCCGAACCTGTTCGCCCTGCTGGAGGCCGGCTACGCGGTGGTGATCCAGTGCTGCCGGGGCACCGCCCGCTCCGAGGGCGTGCACGTCCCGCACGAGACGGAGGCCGCCGACAGCGCGGACACGATCGCCTGGCTGCGCGAACAGCCTTGGTGTGACGGCAACATCGGCGGCTTCGGCGCGTCGTACCAGGGCGCGGTGCAGTGGCAGTCGGCGGAGTTGTTGCAGGCAGTGGCCCCGACGTTCGCCACCGCCGACTTCTACCTGGCCCCGTGGTACTCCCCCGGCGGCGCGATGTCACTGCACACCGTGCTCACGTGGATCACCGCCAACGCCGCCGGCGAGGCGCTCAAAGCCGGCGCGGTCGCCGACCTGCCGGAGATCATGCGGCAGCAGTACGACACGCTGCCGACCCGTGACCACCCCGTGCTGGCGAAGCATTTCCCTTGGCTGGACACGGTTTTCGACCACCCCGAGCACGACGGCTACTGGCAGCGGCTCGCCCCGGCGGCGAAGGCGCCCGCGTTGAGCGTCGGCGGCTGGTACGACGTCTTCGTCAACGAGACCGTTCGCGGCCACAACGAGCGTCTGGTCATCGGGCCGTGGACGCACCTGAGCACCGATTACCGCAGCGCCAACCTCACCGACGCGCACCTGCGGTTCTTCGACCAGTGGCTGCGCGGCAAGCCGGACGACTCCGCGCCGGTGCGGATCTTCGTGATGGGGATCGACCAGTGGCGTGACGAGCAGGCGTGGCCGTTACCCGACACCCGGCGGATGGACTACTTCCTCGGCGACGGAACGCTTTCCGGCACTGTGCTGTCGTCCGGCTCGCTGACGTACCGATACGACCCGCTGGACCCCGTGCCCACCATCGGCGGCAACACCCTCGCCGCCGACGCCGGCCCGCGCGACCAGCGGCCCGTCGAAGCGCGCGAGGACGTGCTGTGCTTCACCGGCCCGCCGCTGACCGATCCGCTGGAGGTCACCGGGCACGTGTCGTTGACGCTGTTCGTGTCCAGTTCCGCTGTCGACACGGATTTCATGGGCAAGCTCGTCGACGTGCACCCCGACGGCACCGCGATCAACCTGTGCGAGGGCATGCTTCGTGCCCGGTACCGGCATTCACTGTCCGCGCCGGAACTGCTGACGCCGGGCCGGGTGTACGAGCTGACCCTGGACCTTTCCGTGACGTCGAACGTGTTCCTGCCCGGCCACCGGATCCGGTTGGAGGTGGCCAGCAGCAACTTCCCGCGCTACGACCGGAATCCCAACACCGGTGGGGTGGTCGCGGCCGCTGGTGCGGCGGATGTGGTGGTCGCGGAGAACACGGTGCACTTCGGGGCGGCCCGGCCGAGTCGGCTCTCGTTGCCGGTGATCGACCGCGTCACTTCCACGTGA
- a CDS encoding nitroreductase family protein, whose product MDFADVLRARRMVRSYRPDPVPEDVLRRVVKVVHRAPSAGFSQGHRLIVITDPGLRRKVADLAEPVYLEAGMEPWISVAPVLVVVGVREDSYHERYQQPDKLDENGNEIGWPVPFWWFDSGSLLAMLQLAAANEGLATGFFGPHAEGLAEVVGLPEDVGLSGIMTLGYSDDDPKVPVARLAARRKPLEELVTWK is encoded by the coding sequence GTGGACTTCGCCGATGTGCTCCGCGCCCGCCGGATGGTGCGCAGCTACCGCCCCGACCCGGTGCCCGAGGACGTGCTGCGCCGGGTCGTGAAGGTGGTGCACCGCGCGCCCAGCGCCGGGTTCAGCCAGGGGCACCGGCTGATCGTGATCACCGACCCGGGGCTCCGGCGCAAGGTCGCCGACCTGGCCGAGCCGGTGTACCTGGAGGCCGGCATGGAGCCGTGGATCTCGGTCGCCCCGGTGCTGGTGGTCGTCGGCGTGCGCGAGGACTCCTACCACGAGCGCTACCAGCAACCCGACAAGCTCGACGAGAACGGCAACGAGATCGGCTGGCCGGTGCCGTTCTGGTGGTTCGACAGCGGCAGCCTGCTGGCGATGCTGCAGCTGGCCGCGGCCAACGAGGGCCTGGCCACCGGCTTCTTCGGCCCGCACGCGGAGGGGTTGGCGGAGGTCGTCGGCCTGCCCGAGGACGTCGGCCTGTCGGGGATCATGACGCTGGGCTACTCCGACGACGACCCGAAGGTGCCGGTGGCGCGCCTGGCCGCCCGGCGGAAGCCGTTGGAGGAACTGGTCACGTGGAAGTGA